The Tenacibaculum jejuense genome includes a window with the following:
- a CDS encoding DUF6427 family protein, which produces MLTNFFSTTKPVNSMFIIGLFACYVVTSFFTNYIDVVNIPLFLWFLTLFGIVNFVNSRNNLTFDNSYFFLFFCILLGFFPEVFKINTLFYSNLILIIYIRRVYSFQSSKNIIKKLFDSGFWIGISFLIEPYTLLFFPLTFIGILVHEHIDVRRIFTPIIGFSVPIILYFTYCFWYSELENFYNLLSWKTNYDFSIYNTSRYIILFSLLLILITLASILKTPKTFRVKNTFRKSWILICFHFFFSLVLVVLLSERSGTELLYIIFPAALIIANGFELFQKKWYSDIILIGILSASLLSYFS; this is translated from the coding sequence ATGTTAACCAACTTTTTCAGTACAACTAAACCGGTAAATTCTATGTTTATCATAGGATTATTTGCTTGTTATGTAGTTACTAGTTTTTTTACAAACTATATTGATGTGGTTAACATTCCTCTTTTCTTGTGGTTTTTAACACTTTTTGGGATTGTAAACTTTGTGAATTCAAGAAACAATCTCACTTTCGACAACTCTTATTTTTTCTTATTTTTTTGTATTCTTCTAGGTTTTTTTCCTGAAGTTTTTAAAATCAACACGCTCTTTTATTCTAATCTCATTCTAATAATATATATCAGAAGAGTATATAGTTTTCAATCTTCAAAAAATATCATTAAAAAGTTATTTGATAGTGGGTTTTGGATTGGTATTTCTTTTTTAATAGAACCTTATACTTTGTTGTTTTTCCCCTTAACTTTTATTGGGATTTTAGTTCACGAACACATTGATGTTAGAAGGATTTTTACCCCAATAATTGGTTTTTCAGTACCAATAATTCTCTATTTTACGTATTGTTTTTGGTATTCTGAATTAGAAAATTTTTATAATTTATTATCGTGGAAAACAAATTATGATTTTAGTATATACAATACTTCAAGATATATCATCTTGTTTAGCTTACTTTTAATTTTAATCACTTTAGCTTCGATACTTAAAACGCCGAAAACTTTTAGAGTAAAAAATACTTTTAGAAAAAGTTGGATTTTAATTTGCTTTCACTTTTTCTTTTCTTTGGTATTAGTTGTATTGTTAAGTGAAAGAAGTGGTACTGAACTACTTTATATTATTTTTCCTGCAGCTCTTATTATAGCTAATGGTTTCGAGTTGTTTCAAAAAAAATGGTATTCAGATATTATTTTAATTGGAATTCTCTCGGCATCATTATTATCGTATTTTTCTTGA
- the upp gene encoding uracil phosphoribosyltransferase — protein MKVFHLAHKNSILNKFLTEIRDKTIQKDSMRFRRNIERIGEILGYELSKNLKYKTQKINTPLGAKQVNLPDNEVVLCSILRAGLPLHNGLLNYFDDAENAFISAYRYHPNNTEEFEIIVEYFASPPIENKTVLLIDPMLATGRSLVSVYTALKNYGTPKEIHIVSVIGSLDGIDFIKNHFPVNTSLWIADIDKNLNAKGYIVPGLGDAGDLAFGKKM, from the coding sequence ATGAAAGTATTCCATTTAGCACACAAAAACTCTATTCTTAATAAGTTTCTTACAGAAATAAGGGATAAAACTATTCAAAAAGATAGTATGCGATTTCGAAGAAATATTGAAAGGATTGGAGAAATTTTAGGATATGAATTAAGCAAAAATCTTAAATATAAAACTCAAAAAATCAATACGCCTTTAGGAGCTAAACAAGTTAACTTACCAGATAATGAAGTTGTTTTATGTTCAATTTTACGAGCAGGTTTACCACTTCATAATGGGTTGTTAAATTATTTCGATGATGCTGAAAATGCTTTTATATCTGCATACCGTTACCATCCAAATAATACGGAAGAATTTGAAATTATTGTAGAGTATTTTGCTTCACCACCCATAGAAAATAAAACCGTTCTACTTATTGATCCGATGTTGGCCACAGGTAGGTCTTTAGTCTCAGTTTATACGGCATTAAAGAATTATGGAACACCAAAGGAAATTCATATTGTTTCAGTAATTGGGTCATTAGATGGAATAGATTTTATTAAAAATCACTTTCCGGTTAATACTTCTTTATGGATTGCAGATATTGATAAAAATTTGAATGCTAAAGGATATATTGTTCCAGGTTTAGGAGATGCAGGTGATTTAGCTTTCGGCAAAAAAATGTAA